One stretch of Microplitis mediator isolate UGA2020A chromosome 9, iyMicMedi2.1, whole genome shotgun sequence DNA includes these proteins:
- the LOC130674302 gene encoding uncharacterized protein LOC130674302 has product MPKRIKPGSSRSAIIKRNRKRLKSFLLSAENAIRPIPPNFLENMPQTSDSRAPSIINEGEEEDRIMDNIINLHYDGDTYFGKNDYYFSASPSSELNENVCDENVAEEMIDIEDNDDEEGFTYSYDNDNNVDDDDNVDDGDDDVDDDDDDDDDDDNVNDDDNDNDEDDNDDDGDDDDDDNDNDDDDNDDGDDDGDDDDDDNDNDDDENDDDSADNPFFAVSKVNCFQFPLIPNKNLSIIDHFLSIIATAIKHHMSYEAILDIFRWMKVSHAANRLPTTKAALWNILSRNKSMITPHYYCELCEGYLGTKNEKNLLKLMCFCKTCGPKKPEKHLGCFYSISLISQIKQLFKIPHIAQSLQYRNLRVKKNNEAFEDIYDGLEYQRLCSPGNFLEHWFNFSITFNTDGCQISNSSKASAWPVYAEINELPPHMRKKYVLLAAIYVGDTHPKMNNLLRPFTEQMRKLFTDGVTWKPSESSEVTSKFIVVASTLDAPARAAVVRMKQFNGYFSCVYCYAKGKSTARRLIFPFKQSYLKLRTENELKADMKYVIRTGNIRHGVKGYSSLTALPLFKITKGVIVETMHSVFLGVVKLHTTVLLKTVGAPYYIGKKQSLQIINKTLLSIKPPSRRSRKPRKVESCVQWKASEWRNWLDYAPVCLKSVLEDKYINHLAQLSEAIHYLNSDSITLQELNRADFLLKEYAKTFEQFFGEVKMSSNVHSLSHLVECIRNWGPMWAHNAFTFESWNRKIMDCLTSPVGREDQIITRFLMQRFINHVAFDGSISNETRSFIVKQLRVINDSSRIEHRDKFIVEKESRARYLSEEEFKVLHVAGYKPEHLTAYESMHVNGVKFSCLNETKVTKFSNSFIYSDIDGTFSTINNIIQFYSSREIITGIIVQSYKHIGYGFNAGHIHMIKPKKILNFIRDTYMIRPAIKMSTEDLTFAVKLANCWETD; this is encoded by the exons ATGCCCAAACGAATTAAACCAGGTTCATCTCGTTCTGCCATAATAAAAAGGAATCGAAAAAGGCTAAAAAGTTTTCTGCTATCTGCCGAGAATGCGATTCGTCCTATTCCACCAAACTTTCTTGAAAATATG CCTCAAACGTCAGATTCACGAGCTCCATCTATTATTAATGAAGGTGAAGAAGAAGATCGTATTATGGACAACATTATAAACTTACATTATGATGGCGATACGTATTTTGGAAaaaacgattattatttttcagcgAGCCCTTCCAGCGAACTAAACGAAAACGTTTGTGATGAAAATGTTGCAGAGGAAATGATTGATATCGAggataatgatgatgaagaaGGGTTCACCTATAgttatgataatgataataatgtcGATGACGATGATAATGTcgatgatggtgatgatgatgtcgatgatgatgatgacgatgatgatgatgatgataatgtcaatgatgatgataatgataatgacgaggatgataatgatgatgatggtgacgatgatgatgatgataatgataatgacgatgatgataatgatgatggtGACGATGATggtgacgatgatgatgatgataatgataatgacgaTGATGAAAATGATGATGATAGTGCCGATAATCCATTTTTTGCCGTGAGCAAAGTAAATTGTTTCCAGTTTCCGTTGATACCTAACAAGAATTTGTCAATCATCGAtcattttctatcgattataGCCACAGCAATTAAACATCACATGTCTTACGAAGCAATATTGGATATTTTCCGTTGGATGAAAGTGTCACACGCAGCAAATCGCTTACCAACGACTAAAGCAGCATTGTGGAATATATTGAGCCGCAATAAGTCTATGATCACACCGCATTATTATTGCGAACTTTGTGAAGGATATTTAGgcacaaaaaatgaaaagaaccttttaaaattaatgtgtTTTTGTAAGACATGTGGTCCTAAAAAACCCGAAAAGCATCTTGGATGTTTTTACAGCATTAGCTTGATTTCACAAATAaagcaattatttaaaattcctcATATTGCACAATCTTTACAGTACCGTAACTTaagggtgaaaaaaaataatgaggcTTTTGAAGATATATATGACGGCTTAGAATATCAACGATTGTGTtcgccaggtaattttttgGAACATTGGTTTAATTTTTCCATCACTTTCAATACTGACGGGtgtcaaatttcaaattcatcaAAAGCAAGTGCTTGGCCTGTTTACGCAGAAATTAATGAATTGCCTCCTCATATGCGCAAGAAATATGTTCTACTAGCAGCCATATATGTTGGTGATACACATCCTAAGATGAATAATTTACTTCGACCATTTACAGAACAAATGAGAAAACTTTTTACAGATGGTGTTACATGGAAACCATCGGAATCATCTGAGGTAACCTCAAAATTTATAGTTGTAGCCAGTACTCTTGATGCACCAGCCCGTGCAGCAGTAGTTCGAATGAAACAATTCAATGGCTATTTTAGCTGCGTGTATTGTTATGCGAAGGGAAAAAGTACAGCAAGAAGATTGATTTTTCCATTTAAGCAATCTTACCTAAAATTACGAACTGAAAACGAACTCAAGGCAGACATGAAATACGTTATCCGTACTGGCAATATAAGACATGGCGTGAAAGGTTATTCATCGTTAACAGCTCTACCTTTATTTAAGATAACTAAAGGAGTTATAGTTGAAACTATGCATTCTGTTTTCTTAGGAGTTGTAAAATTACATACAACAGTTTTGCTAAAAACAGTAGGAGCTCCTTATTATATTGGGAAAAAACaatccttacaaattattaataaaacattaCTATCAATAAAACCTCCATCCCGCCGTTCTCGAAAGCCTCGAAAAGTAGAATCTTGCGTCCAATGGAAAGCATCTGAGTGGAGAAATTGGTTAGATTATGCTCCAGTGTGTTTAAAATCAGTTTTggaagataaatatataaatcatctGGCTCAACTTTCCGAAGCTATTCACTACTTGAACAGTGATTCAATAACGTTACAAGAACTCAATCGagcagattttttattaaaggaATATGCAAAAACATTCGAGCAATTTTTTGGGGAAGTAAAAATGTCATCGAATGTCCATTCTTTATCCCATTTAGTTGAGTGTATAAGAAATTGGGGTCCCATGTGGGCGCACAATGCTTTTACATTCGAATCGTGGAATCGAAAAATTATGGATTGCCTAACAAGTCCCGTCGGACGGGAAGATCAAATTATTACTCGTTTTTTGATGCAAAGATTCATCAATCATGTTGCTTTTGATGGATCTATTTCCAATGAAACTAGAAGTTTTATAGTTAAACAGTTAAGAGTAATAAATGACAGCAGCAGAATAGAACATCGAGATAAGTTTATTGTCGAAAAAGAGTCAAGAGCACGGTATTTGTCAGAAGAGGAATTTAAAGTCTTACATGTAGCTGGATACAAGCCTGAGCACCTTACAGCATATGAAAGTATGCACGTAAATggagttaaattttcttgtcTCAATGAAACTAAAGTGACTAAGTTTTCGAACTCTTTCATATATAGTGATATTGATGGAACATTTTCTACAATCAACAAtatcatacaattttatagcAGTCGTGAAATTATTACCGGTATAATTGTTCAAAGCTATAAGCATATTGGTTATGGATTTAATGCGGGTCATATCCATATgattaaaccaaaaaaaattttaaactttataagAGATACTTATATGATAAGACCTGCCATAAAAATGAGCACTGAAGATCTTACATTTGCTGTAAAGTTAGCAAATTGCTGGGAAACAGACTAA